Genomic DNA from Mesorhizobium sp. 131-2-1:
GGGCTCGCCGCCGGTCGCCTGGAGATAGAGGTCACCGAGACCGCGCTGCTCGACGACAAGTCGCTGACGCGCCAGTACATCGAGGAGCTGAAGCAGCTCGGCGTGCGTATCGCGCTCGACGATTTCGGCACCGGATATTCCAGCCTGAGCTATCTGCACAAGCTGCCGCTCGACAAGATCAAGATCGACCGATCGTTCCTGATGGACGTCACCCAGAACCCGCGCTCGCTCGACCTCCTGAAGGGCGTCGTCGACCTGACCCGGATCCTCGGCCTCACCGTCACCGTGGAAGGCGTGGAGACGTTCGAGCAGCTCAAGATCCTGCTGCACTCGGTGAAGCCGGACCTGGTCCAGGGCTTCCTCTTCGGCGCCGCGCTGAGCGCGTCGGGCATAGAGACCATGTCCAACGTGACCTGGCCTTTCGCCGCCGAATTGCGGCCGGCCGCGAAGCTCGCCGCCACCTGAACATCCGTCAAAAGCCCAGCGTTTGCGGTTTAACCATTTGTTAACGTTAATTTAGAGTAAACGAAAAAGCTCGCAATTTCGCTTCTGGTTCCCCCACCTGTTCGCTATTGTCCTTTTGCGGTGGCACGAGGGCAAAAAAGTGGAAGCTCAGTTGGTGGGTACGCCTCTGGCGGCGTCTAAGGCCAGGGGTCAGCATCGTCCCTCGGTGTTTTCAGATCACATCATGGAAGTTCTGGATCACATCGAGTATCGCCTTTGCGACGGTGCGGAAGACCTGGAGGCGATCTATCGGCTTCGCTACAATTCCTACCTTCATGCAGGCATGGTGAAGTCCGATGCTTCCCGCATGGTGAAGGACAGGTTCGACGATCTTCCCAATTCCTATCGCTTTGGCGTGTTCTTCGACGGCGCACTCGTCAGCACCATCAGAATTCACCACGCCAATGCGAAGTATCCTGTCTCACCCAGCACCGATGTCTTCGGCGACGTGCTGGCGCGGCGCCTGGCGGGCGGCGAGACCTTCGTCGATCCGAGCCGGTTCGCCGCCGATCTCGAGTGGTCGAGCAGCCTGCGCGTGCTGCCCTATGTGACGCTGAGGCTTGCGGTCGTTGCCTGCAGCCACTTCAAGCCGACCTATTGCCTGACGGCCATCAAGGAAGAGCATTCCGCCTTCTATCATCGCATCTTCCGATCCGAGCAGGCGGTGCCGCCGCGGAATTATCCGGGGCTTACCGTCCCCGTGCATCTGTTCCAGTCGAAGTGCTCCGACAACATGCAGGCGACGCTGGATCGTTTTCCGTTCTTCAATTCCACGACGTTCGAACAGCGCATGCTTTACCAGCGCCCGAAGAGGGGCGAATTGGCGCCGCTGACCATCCTCCCCACCGCCAAGTATTTCGAAGCGGCCTGAGCCTTCCGGGCGTCGTCGCGCTGAAGCAGCTGCATGGCGACATGCATCAGCTGGAGCTTTCAGGGCTTTTCGACGTTGTAGAAGGCGACGGGCACCACCTGTGGATTGCATTGCCCCAAGCTGGCTGCCATCGCTTATGGAAAGGATACCGACATGACCATTTCCGCGCTCACCGTCACTCCGCTGATCTCGCTGATCGCCGGCGTGCTGATCCTGGTGATGCCCAGGCTCTTGAACTACATCGTGGCGCTCTATCTGATCATCGCCGGCCTGCTCGGACTCTTCCCGCATCTCGCCGGCTGACGGTCCGAAAACCGCAATAGCCCACCTTGCGGCCGACGGCCTGCCAGGCCGCCGCCTTCAATTTTCATTTGAGGCTGTTGTGCCGGGCGATGCGGCAATAGCGCCATTGCTCTGCGTCCAGCTTTTCGCTATGTGCCTCCAAGATGTCTTCGAAGGGGTATTCCTATGGCTGATCACACGCCGACCGGTCCTGTCGAACTGGGCGCGAAGATGGACTATGCCGAGCACGACCGCACCTATGCGGGCTTCTTGGCGCTGGCCAAATACGGTTCGCTCTTTTGCCTGGCCGTGATTATCTCGATGGCTTTCGGCTTCTTCGTGGGCGGCTTCTTCTCGGCGGTCATCCTCTGGGCCGTGATCCTGGCCGCCGGCGCCTTCGTTCTGCGGTAGACTCTTCCAAAACCCCTTGCCGATGACGCTACCGGAGGTCCGGCCGGCGCCTTGCGCAGACAGGTTCCAGCCGAAAGGATCATGCGGTGGGACAGACGGTTTTCATCCCTCGTGAGCTCGACGCGAACGAGCAGCGCGTCGCTGCCTCGCCGGACACGGTGAAGCGGCTGGCGGGCCTCGGTTTCGACGTCGTCGTCGAAAAAGGCGCGGGCACCGGCTCGCGCATTCCCGACGAGGAATTCGCCAAGGCGGGCGCCGCGATCGGCAAGGCCTCCGACGCCTCGAAGGCCGATGTGGTGCTGAAGGTGCGCCGTCCGACCGATGCCGAGCTGAAAGGCTACAAGTCGGGTGCGGCCGTCATCGCCATCATGGACCCTTACGGCAACGATGCCGCCGTCGCCGCACTGGCCAAGGCCGGCGTCACCGCCTTCTCGATGGAATTCATGCCGCGCATCACCCGCGCGCAGTCGATGGACGTCCTGTCCTCGCAGGCCAATCTCGCCGGCTACCAGGCAGTCATCGACGCCGCTGCCGAATATGACCGCGCGCTGCCGATGATGATGACGGCGGCCGGCACCGTGCCGGCGGCCAAGGCCTTCATCATGGGCGTCGGCGTCGCCGGCCTGCAGGCCATCGCCACCGCGCGACGGCTCGGCGCCGTGGTCACGGCGACCGACGTGCGTCCGGCGGTGAAGGAGCAGGTGCAGTCGCTCGGCGCGAAATTCCTGGCGGTCGAGGACGAGGAGTTCAAGGCGGCCGAGACGGCGGGCGGCTACGCCAAGGAAATGTCCAAGGAATACCAGGCCAAGCAGGCGGCGCTAACGGCAGAGCACATCGCCAAGCAGGATATCGTCATCACCACGGCGCTGATCCCCGGCCGTCCGGCGCCGAAGCTGGTCTCGGCCGCGATGGTCGCCTCGATGAAGCCGGGCTCGGTGATCGTCGACCTCGCGGTCGAGCGCGGCGGCAATGTCGAGGGAGCGGTGCCCGGCAAGGTCGTGACCACGGAGAACGGCGTCAAGATCGTCGGCCATCTCAACGTGCCCGGCCGCGTCGCGGCTTCGGCCTCGCTGCTCTACGCCAAGAACCTTTTTGCTTTCCTCGAGACGCTGGTCGACAAGGAGAGCAAGACGCTTGCCATCAAGCGCGACGACGAGCTGGTCAAGGCGACCATGCTGACCGATGGCGGCAAGGTCGTGCATCCCGCCTTCGCCAAGGCGGTCGAAGAGCCCCGCGTCGAACCGGCCGCAGTCCCGGCGACGACGATGGTCGCCGATGCCTCGGCCAAACCTGCTGTGAAGAAGGCCGCGGCGAAGAAACCTACCGCTGCCAAGCCGAAGGGGATCGCGTGATGGACGCCTTGCAGAAAGCCCTTGACCAGCTCGACCAGGCGACCGCCGCCGTCAGGCTCGCGGTGCAGGACCTGGCCACCGCTCCCGGCGCCGAGGCGGCGGGTGACGCCGCCCATGCGCTCTCCGGCGGCGCCATCGACCCGTTCGTCTTCCGCTTCGCCATTTTCGTGCTGGCGATCTTCGTCGGCTACTATGTCGTCTGGTCGGTGACGCCGGCGCTGCACACGCCGCTGATGGCCGTCACCAACGCCATCTCCTCGGTGATCGTGGTCGGCGCGTTGCTCGCCGTCGGCATCTCGGCCTCCGGCCTTGCCACGGGCTTCGGCTTCGTTGCGCTGATGCTCGTCTCCGTCAACATCTTCGGCGGCTTCCTCGTCACCCAGCGCATGCTGGCGATGTACAAGAAGAAGGACAAGTGACGTGAACGCCAACTTCGCTTCGTTCCTCTACCTGGTCTCCGGCATCCTGTTCATCCTGGCGCTGCGCGGCCTGTCGCACCCGACCACCAGCCGGCAGGGCAATCTCTACGGCATGATCGGCATGGGCATCGCCATCGCCACCACGTTGGCGCTGGCTATTCCTTCGGCCGGCGGCTTCGGCCTGATCGTGCTCGGACTGCTGATCGGCGGTTCGGTCGGCGCGGTCACCGCCCGGCGCATCGCCATGACCTCGATGCCGCAGCTGGTCGCCGCCTTCCACAGCCTCGTCGGCTTCGCCGCCGTCATGGTGGCGGCTGCCGCCATCTATGCGCCGGAAAGCTTCGGCATCGGCGCCGTCTCCGACATCCATGCCCAGGCGCTGATCGAGATGAGCTTGGGTGTGGCCATCGGCGCCATCACCTTCACCGGCTCGGTCATCGCCTTCCTCAAGCTCGACGGCCGCATGTCCGGCAAGCCGATCATGATCGGCGGCCGCCACTTGATCAACATCGCGCTCGGCATCGCGCTGGTGGTGCTGATCGTGCTGCTCGTCACCACCGAATCGAAGCTCGTCTTCTGGCTGATCGTCGCGGCGTCGCTGGTGCTCGGCGTGCTCTTGATCATCCCGATCGGCGGCGCCGATATGCCGGTGGTCGTGTCGATGCTGAATTCCTACTCAGGCTGGGCGGCTGCCGCGCTTGGCTTCACGCTCGGCAACCTGGCGCTGATCATCACCGGCGCGCTGGTCGGCTCGTCGGGCGCGATCCTGTCCTACATCATGTGCAAGGGCATGAACCGCTCCTTCATCTCCGTCATCCTCGGCGGCTTCGGCGGCGAGAC
This window encodes:
- a CDS encoding N-acyl amino acid synthase FeeM domain-containing protein — protein: MEVLDHIEYRLCDGAEDLEAIYRLRYNSYLHAGMVKSDASRMVKDRFDDLPNSYRFGVFFDGALVSTIRIHHANAKYPVSPSTDVFGDVLARRLAGGETFVDPSRFAADLEWSSSLRVLPYVTLRLAVVACSHFKPTYCLTAIKEEHSAFYHRIFRSEQAVPPRNYPGLTVPVHLFQSKCSDNMQATLDRFPFFNSTTFEQRMLYQRPKRGELAPLTILPTAKYFEAA
- a CDS encoding DUF3096 domain-containing protein, whose product is MTISALTVTPLISLIAGVLILVMPRLLNYIVALYLIIAGLLGLFPHLAG
- a CDS encoding aa3-type cytochrome c oxidase subunit IV; this encodes MADHTPTGPVELGAKMDYAEHDRTYAGFLALAKYGSLFCLAVIISMAFGFFVGGFFSAVILWAVILAAGAFVLR
- a CDS encoding Re/Si-specific NAD(P)(+) transhydrogenase subunit alpha, with product MGQTVFIPRELDANEQRVAASPDTVKRLAGLGFDVVVEKGAGTGSRIPDEEFAKAGAAIGKASDASKADVVLKVRRPTDAELKGYKSGAAVIAIMDPYGNDAAVAALAKAGVTAFSMEFMPRITRAQSMDVLSSQANLAGYQAVIDAAAEYDRALPMMMTAAGTVPAAKAFIMGVGVAGLQAIATARRLGAVVTATDVRPAVKEQVQSLGAKFLAVEDEEFKAAETAGGYAKEMSKEYQAKQAALTAEHIAKQDIVITTALIPGRPAPKLVSAAMVASMKPGSVIVDLAVERGGNVEGAVPGKVVTTENGVKIVGHLNVPGRVAASASLLYAKNLFAFLETLVDKESKTLAIKRDDELVKATMLTDGGKVVHPAFAKAVEEPRVEPAAVPATTMVADASAKPAVKKAAAKKPTAAKPKGIA
- a CDS encoding proton-translocating transhydrogenase family protein; this encodes MDALQKALDQLDQATAAVRLAVQDLATAPGAEAAGDAAHALSGGAIDPFVFRFAIFVLAIFVGYYVVWSVTPALHTPLMAVTNAISSVIVVGALLAVGISASGLATGFGFVALMLVSVNIFGGFLVTQRMLAMYKKKDK
- a CDS encoding NAD(P)(+) transhydrogenase (Re/Si-specific) subunit beta, with amino-acid sequence MNANFASFLYLVSGILFILALRGLSHPTTSRQGNLYGMIGMGIAIATTLALAIPSAGGFGLIVLGLLIGGSVGAVTARRIAMTSMPQLVAAFHSLVGFAAVMVAAAAIYAPESFGIGAVSDIHAQALIEMSLGVAIGAITFTGSVIAFLKLDGRMSGKPIMIGGRHLINIALGIALVVLIVLLVTTESKLVFWLIVAASLVLGVLLIIPIGGADMPVVVSMLNSYSGWAAAALGFTLGNLALIITGALVGSSGAILSYIMCKGMNRSFISVILGGFGGETAAAADDGIERTVKQGSADDAAYLMMNAQKVIIVPGYGMAVAQAQHALREMADKLKANGVEVKYAIHPVAGRMPGHMNVLLAEANVPYDEVFELEDINSEFAQADVAYVIGANDVTNPSARDDKSSPIYGMPILDVDKARTCLFVKRSLGSGYAGIDNTLFYKDGTMMLLGDAKKMTEEIVKAMDH